A region of Pseudopipra pipra isolate bDixPip1 chromosome 10, bDixPip1.hap1, whole genome shotgun sequence DNA encodes the following proteins:
- the STRIT1 gene encoding sarcoplasmic/endoplasmic reticulum calcium ATPase regulator DWORF, whose protein sequence is MAEPAPAPLSRLVVPVLLALGWLLGCALMVYIVFS, encoded by the exons ATGGCAGAACCAG ccccagccccgctgtCCCGCCTGGTGGTCCCTGTGCTCCTGGCACTTGGCTGGCTCCTGGGATGTGCCCTCATGGTTTACATTGTCTTCTCCTGA